The genomic region CTGGTAATCCGGCATTCCAAGGACTACCGTTGACGCTCAGCGCTTCACAAAATTATATATAATATTATGCATGTGCAGCACTGAACCACACTAAAAGCTGAGGGAGAGAATTTTATGGAAAACGGAGAACGTAAAGTACTAGGAATCCTGGCAATCGTTTTCGGCGGTGTCGGGCTACTCTTTTCGTGGGTACCAATCATCAACAATTTGTCCTTTATCTTGGGCTTGGTTGGCTTAGTACTTGGTATAATTGCCCTGTTTATTAACAAGCGTAATCGTAAGGTCTTAGCAATTATTGGTACAGTGCTGTCAGCGCTGACAATGGTCATTGTTTTAGCCGTCCAATCATCATATTCAAAGACAATTGAAAATTCCATCGGTACCAATAGCACTAAGAGCTCAGGCAATCAAAAAGCTACATCGATCCTGAACAAGGACATTGATGTGGACAATGGCAATGCCACAATAAAGGTCACGGAATACAAAATTATTCAGCCAGGTCAGCCTGGTAATCAGTACGGTAAAAAGCCAGTTATTGCTTTCTGGTATACGACTACCAACCACACTGATAAAGACCTGACGCCAATGAATGCTTGGATTGTCTCTGCTTCACCAAAGGTAATTCAAGATAACGATAAGAACAAAGAAAACACCCTCAAGATGGGCAGTCTTCCTGACGATAAGTTCTTAGAATCCCAGTCTCAAAACATTAAAAAAGATGGTACTGTTGAAGATGCCATGGCATACGAGTTGACTGACGACCACACCCCGGTTAAAATGATTTTCGAAAAATCAGTAACCGACAAAACTCCAATAGCTGAACAAACGTTTGACGTTAAGTAAAATTAACAAAAGTACATTTACTCCTAGTCGTGAATAAAGCAAAAGAGCACCTACAACTGCAGGTGCTCTTTCATTTTTACAAATAGTCAACTTAGTTTTCGGACTACATCTTAAGATGCCTGTCTTCTAGATGCTAAAACACCCACCTGGTAAAATCGTAGCTCATCAATCACTAACTATTTGGAAAATGGCTTGCTTAGTCGCATCCCACGCCTTGGCATCTTTGTTCGTCAAATCAAAATGACCCGCACCAGGAATCTCAATCAGTTGAACATCCTCACCGCTTTGAAGCGCCTTTTCATAATATGATTTACTCAATTCGACCGGGACCCGGTCGTCGTTATCACCATGAACTAAGTACGTTTTAACCCCCAGTGGTAGCAAGTCAATGGGCGAGGCCAGCAGGTACCGATTAGGCAGCTGTTCAGGTGTGCCGCCCATGAAATTCGATACTGTATCAGCCATATCTGTATTTTGTTGATCCAGCCACATCTCTTGTAAATCAGTGACCCCAGCCATACTAACAACCCCAATAAACTTAATATTAATTGGCTCGCCCAGCTCATCATGCTCATGATGGTAGCGCGATGCTGACCAAAGTGCTAAATGTCCGCCGGCTGAATGCCCGATTACCACCACTTGATTCAAATCAATCGGATACTGCTCCGCAATAGTTGCTAAGTAGTTGATTGCTAGGCTGACATCTTGAAAGGTTTGTGGGTAACCGCCGCCAGATTGACCGACCCGGCGATATTCAATGTTCCAGGTTGCAAATCCGGCTTCAACTAATTGCTCGTCTAGCGGATAGAAATCGGATAAATTAAATTTATCCTTCCAAAAACCACCATGGATGGATACCACCACCGGCACTTTTTCATTATTGCCTTGATCAGGTAAACTCAACTCGCCAAATTGATCTCTTTGTGAACCGTAACTTAGCGTAACCTTTTTCATGTCCATTTCTCCTAAAATCATCATTCAAGACCAATTGTATTACATACCTCAAGCAACTCAACTATAATAATTAAACAAAAACCTGACCCGTCATTTAAGAATTGTAATGCAAGTGTCATCCCTTCAAATAACAAAAACAAAAAACGGTTACAAACGTTAGCTTGTAACCGTTTTTTATCATGCCGACGAAAGGATTCGAACCTTCGACCCCAGGTTTACGATACCCGTGCTCTACCAACTGAGCTACGTCGGCTTGACGTATCTGATCTTGAGCTGTCTCAAGACAACTATTACATTATCCCATCTAGGCCCTACCCTGTCAATGACTTTCCCCCTACCTAAATTAAATATCCACCCGGCACAAACTGTGAAATAATAGTCCTATTGTTGGGAGGTCTACCATGAATAAAAAATCAATCGCCCTCTTTATCCTCTTTGTAGTCGGGCTCAACGTCTTGTCACTAGGTACGGTCGTCTTCACCACCGCCAAATTAGGGGTCAGCTCCCTAGTCTCCCTGCCCCTGGTCCTATCCCACATCTTACCGCTAACCCTGGGCCAGGCCACCAGCCTGATATTCGTTATTTTTGTTTCGCTGGAAATCATCCTACAGAAAAGCTTCCGCTTAAAAACCCTGCTCCAACTCATCCTAGCCTTTGCCTTTGGCTGGCTAGTTGATTTCTATGGCCTAACTGTTGGGCTCGAACGTCTCCACGTCAGCCAGCTGGGTCCTCAAATCATGCTGACCCTGCTAGCCATCCTGCTAACGGCCCTGGGAATCTTCATGATGGTCCAGGCCGACTTTGTCCTAATTCCACCCGATGGCCTGGTCAATGTCCTGAGTCAAAAGACCGGACACTCCTTTGGCCAAACCAAGTTTCTCTTTGACGCCACCATGATTGTGCTGTCTCTGGCACTAGGGCTGACCTTTCTTCATCGACCAGAAGGAATCGGCATTGGTACCCTACTAGCCGTGCTCATGGTTGGCCAACTGATCCGCCTCTTTGATTTCATTCTCTTCAAATTCTTCCTCAAAGAAGAGCACAGCGCGGCATAAATAAAAGCACCTGAATCTTTTCGATTCAGGTGCTTTTTGACTCCGACTGCCGGGCTCGAACCGGCGACAACCTGATTAACAGTCAGGTGCTCTACCAACTGAGCTAAGTCGGAATAGTTCTTTTTGCTTAAGCCACTGGCTTAAGACAACTATTATATTATCCCATCCAGCCCGAGCCCTGTCAATTATTTTCTAACTTTAAAGCTTAATCCGACGCAGTGCTGGTATCAACAACATCACCACCAGAGAAAAGAGGTAAATCGAAGAAAAGAACATCATGACCACGGCCAGAGAAGTCTTGTCCATCATCAGGCCGATAACGGCTGGCAGGAAACCACCCAGCAGCTTGCCAAAGCAGGAAACCACCGCATTAGCCGTAACCCGGATATCAACACCGTACAGGCGGGAAACCACCACGCCATAGCCACCGTACATACCGTTCGAGAAGAAACCGACCATCATCATGATTAGTAGCAGGGACCAGGCATTGTGGGCTAGCAGGAGTAGGTAAACCGAGGCCGCGGCCACCAGCAAAAAGATGCCAAAGGCCCAGCGGGGACCGAAGTGGTCCAGGATGGCCCCAAAAGCGTACATCCCCAACGACATCCCCACGATGGTCGCAATCATCCACAGTGACGAAGATGAAATCGAGAGACCCAGCTGCTTTTGGATAATCTTGGGTAGCCAGTTCATCAGGCCGTAGTAACCACCAGTCTGAACCATCATCATTAGAATCAGTCCCAGGGTTTGCAAGGCCAGGGCTGGCATCTTAAAGACGGCCAGAATTGGTACCTTTTTCGTAACGGTCTTAGGGGCTTGCTGCCGCTGCCTTTTAGCAGTCTCGAATTCTTCGCTATCTTTGAGGTGAATCCGGACCAGGAAGGCAAAGACCACCGGTACCAGGCCGACCAAAAAAAGGGCGTTCCAGCCAAAGCGGGGAATAATCAGGGCGGCCGCAAGCGCGGCTAGGATGGATCCGCCCTGGCCGCCGATTTGAACTAGCGACATCAGGCGGCCAATTTTATGACCAGCAAAGGCCTCAGCCACCATGGTCACGCCGGCGCCGTACTCGGCCCCGGTACCCATGCCGACAATAAAGCGGAGCACATAAATCGTGCCAATGTCGTGGGCAAAGTACATGCCGGCCGTGGCCAGGGCGACAATTACCAGGGTAGCGGTAAAGACCCGGGCCCGTCCCAGGCGGTCAGCCAGCATGCCAAAACTCAGGCCCCCGACCAGGGTTCCCATTGAGAAGACGGTCGCAATCAAGCCCCCAGCAAAGTTAGAAATGTGCAGGGAGGCAATGATTGACGACAGGGCGAAGGAAATGAACATCACGTCCATGTTTTCTAAGCCAAAGCCCGCCGTGGTCGACCACAGGGTCAACTTCTGGTTGCGGGTAACGGGTTTGCGACCCTGGACGGACTTGTCCTGGGCCAAAGAAAGATCTGCCATCTTAAATATTCCTTTCAAAATGAACGCTCACAGACGTTCTTTATTTCTCCAGTGCTGCATTTACGGCAAAACACCATTAATTATCATACGGCAATTAGCCACCTGACACAAGAATCCTTTTTCACACAAAAAAGCCCGCGGATAATCCGCGGGCTTGATGAACTCCGACTGCCGGGCTCGAACCGGCGACAACCTGATTAACAGTCAGGTGCTCTACCAACTGAGCTAAGTCGGAATAATGTTGCTTAACCAACTTCAATAGTATAGAAAAAGTTAAGCAATCTGTCAATTTATCGATTTATTCAGGGCGCATGGTTGGGAATAAGACCACGTCCCGGATAGTATCGGAATCGGTTAGCAGCATAACTAGGCGGTCAATCCCGATGCCCAATCCACCAGTAGGTGGCATACCGTATTCCAAGGCCTCCAAAAAGTCTTCATCGATGTTTTCAGCTTCGTCGTTTCCGTTGTCTCGTTCAGCGGCCTGGGCTTCAAAACGGGCCCGCTGATCGATTGGATCGTTTAGCTCAGTAAAGGCGTTGGCATATTCAGCCCCTTTAATAAAGAGCTCAAAGCGGTCAGTAAAGCGGGGATCATCGGCATTCTTCTTGGCCAGTGGTGAAACCTCAACCGGGTGGCCGTAAACGAAGGTTGGCTGAATCAGGGTGTCTTCGACGTACTTGTCGTAGAAGGCGTTAATAATGTGGCCAACCTTCCAGTACTTCTCATAAGGTACCTGGTGTTCGTCCGCCAGCTGCTGGGCCTCTTCTACCGTCATTTCCGGCCAGAAATCAACCCCAGTTCGGTCCTTAATCAAATCAACCATGTGGGCCCGGGCAAATGGCTTGCTCAGGTCAATTTCAGTGCCCTGGTAGGTAATCTTCAAATCAGGTGCAACCACCTTAGCGGCTGCCCGGAAAATCCCCTCGGTCTCGTCCATGACATCGGTGAAGTCCCAGTAAGCGGCGTATGATTCCAGTGAAGTAAACTCCGGATTGTGCTTGGGATCCATTCCCTCGTTTCGGAAAATCCGACCAATTTCATAGACCCGTTCCATGCCACCCACGACCAGGCGCTTGAGGTAGAGCTCGGTCGCAATCCGCATGTACATATCAATGTCTAGGGCGTTGTGGTGGGTCACAAAGGGCCGCGCCGCTGCCCCACCGGCCTGGGTCTGTAAGATGGGCGTCTCAACTTCTAAGAAGTGGTGGGCATCCATGTACTGACGAATAGCCGCGATAATGTGGGAGCGTTCCTGGAACTTGTGGAAGGAATCTTCGTTGGCAATCAGGTCCAGGTAACGCTTGCGGTAACGAGTTTCCACATCGGAAATGCCGTGAAACTTGTCTGGCATTGGCCGCAGGGCCTTGGTCAGATGGGTCAGGTGGGTAACCAAGATGGTCAACTCGCCAGCATCGGTCTTCATCATGACCCCCTTGATACCCAGGAAGTCACCTAAATCCGCACGCTTAATGATGGGATAGTTGTCCCCCAGGTCATCACGGCGGGCATAAATTTGAATCTTACCGGAGACATCGCGGATATCGGCGAAAATCACCTTACCGGCACCACGCTTAGCCACCATCCGACCGGCAATCACGACTTCCTTAGGATCTTTTTGGAGGTCGTCGTTGCTAACGCCGTCATATTCCTTGTGCAGGTCACCGGCCATTGCCGTGCGTTCAAAGCGCTTTCCAAAGGGATCCAAGTGGAGGTCGTCTTTTAAGGCCTTTAACTTCTGGCGGCGGGCCACCATTTGGTCATTAAGGGCTTTCTCTTCAGCCATAAATAATAAATCCTTTCCAATCTGCCTGGGACAGGCATTTCAACGCTACTATCATACCAAATCCCCGGCAGGGCAGCAATTGCCTTAGTCCTGCTTGGGTTGGTCCTGATCTGGACCGTCTTTTTGGTCTTGGTCCTTGGCCTGCTTAGCTTCTTTAGCTTCGATCTGTTTGATAATGTCGTTTAGTTCGGCCTCATCGAAGTAGTAGCGCTTACCAGAAAACTTACCCACAATTTCAGCCCCTTGATCTTCATCAATCATGGTCTGAATTTCCTTGGCAGGCAGGGTGGCCAGCATTTCAGCATAGGCCTCCTTGGATGGTTCGGCCGCTAGTCCGACTGGCATGACCTCCAGAGTCTCCACTTGGCCAGCCCCAAAAATATTTTCCAAAATCTCTAAGGGCGTGGCGCCATCCTTAACCATTTCACTCAGGGGCTTCATCTGCTTCAAGTCATCTTCTAACTTCGTTAACTGCGCATCAGTCACCCCTGGCAGGGCCTGAATTAGAAAGCCAACCGCCCCTTGGACCTGGTCGTCATCATCCATCCGAACGGTTACCCCAATCACGGAAGGAATCTGTTCGGACTGAGCCAGGTAATAAGTAAAGTCATCACCGATTTCACCTGAAACTAGCTGGCTCTGGCCCAGGTAAGGTTCCGAATAAGGTGCCAACTTGGTGATTTGGAGGGCCCCGTTATTGCCAACGGCCTGACCAACATCCAACTGGCCCTTGTCATCAAAGACATTTTCCAGTTGGGGGTTGGTCACATAACCACGGACACTGCCCTTGGCATCGGCCTCAGTGACCACGTTTCCGGCTGGTCCCCGGCCGGCAATCTTGGCCGCCATCCGTTCGTCACCTTTGATAGTGGCCTGGGCAGTCAGCGTCGTCGCCAGCAGCGCCCGTCCCAGAATAACCGAGGCAATGCGGGATGTGTGATGGGCAGCAGCCGCGTCGCGAACCAGGTCGGTCCCATCCAGGGCAAAGGCCCGAAAGGCCCGGTCCTTGGTCACGGTTTTAATCAATTGGTTGCTCATTACGTTGACCTCCTCACTGGTCGATTTCAAGTAAAAAAGCCGGCACAAGGCCAACTTTCTTACTTATCTTCGTCATCATTTTCTTCGTCGTCTGGCGCATCATCAGGTTTCTCTGGTTGATCTGGGTCTTCCAGGGATTGATCCGCCTTAGGATCATGATGGTCGTAGCGCTTGTCGAATTCAGATTCCTTGGCATCTAAGTCAGCCTTGGTTTCTTCGAAGGACTTAGCGCCTTCATCGTTGTTGTTCGTTTCCTTAGGCGTAAAGGTGCCAGTTTCGTAGATATCCTTAATCTGCTTTTCATCCAAGGTCTCAACCTTAAGCAGGGCCTTGGCGATGGCTTCCAGCTTATCGCGGTGCTCTTCGATGATTGCCGTGGCATCTTCAAAGGCTTCCTTGGTAAAGCGACGAACTTCCTCATCAATTAAGTGGGCCGTTTCATCAGAGTAAGCCCGGTCACCAGCCTGTTCGCTGTAGCCAACACTGGCATTACCCTCTAATTGGACCATGCCCAACTTAGGGGACATACCATAGGCCGTCACCATTTGACGGGCCAAGCCAGTAGCCTGCTGGAAATCGTTGGCAGCGCCGGAACTGGCTTCGTGGAAGATGGCCATTTCAGCGGCGCGTCCACCCATCAAACCAGCCAACTGCTCCTTGGCTTCCGAATAACGGACGTTGTAACGATCAGTCTTAGGCGTCATCAGGGCGTAACCACCAATGCGGCCACGAGGAACGATGGTAACCTTACGGACGACCGAAGCATCGGAACGAACCAAACCAACCAAGGCGTGGCCGGCTTCGTGGTAAGCCGTCGTTTCACGTTCCGTATCCGACATGCTGCGGTTGGTCTTAGCTGGGCCTTGGAAAATCCGGTCCTCGGCCTCATCCAAATCAGCAGCATCAACCTGCTTCTTGTTACGACGGGCAGCCAGCAAGGCCGCTTCGTTCAACAGGTTTTCCAGGTCGGCACCAACATAACCAGGGGTTTGCTGGGCAATCGCCTTCAAATCCACGTCTGGTGCCAAAGGCTTGTTCTTAGCGTGGACCTTCAAGATAGCCTCACGACCATTAACGTCGGGCGCACCAACCATGATCTTACGGTCAAAACGGCCAGAACGGAGCAAGGCGGGATCCAAGACATCAGAACGGTTGGTAGAAGCCAGGATGATAACACCTTCAGAGCCTTCGAACCCATCCATCTCAATCAGGATTTGGTTCAAAGTCTGTTCACGCTCATCGTTTCCACCACCGATACCAGAACCACGACGGCGACCAACGGCATCAATTTCATCAATGAAGATGATGGCTGGCGCAGTCTTCTTAGCCTGTTCAAAGAGGTCACGGACACGGGAAGCACCGACACCTACAAACATCTCGACGAAATCAGAACCTGAAATCGAGAAGAACGGCACACTGGCTTCACCGGCAACCGCCTTGGCGAGCAAAGTTTTACCAGTTCCGGGAGGTCCCTCAAGCAAAACACCCTTTGGGATGCGGGCCCCTAAGTTCACAAACTTCTTAGGTGACTTCAGGAACTCAACAACTTCAACCAGTTCTTCCTTCTCTTCGTCAGCACCGGCCACGTTATCAAAGCGGACCTTGTTGTCCTTCGGGTCAGATGGCTTAGCCTTGGACTTACCAAAGGCGCCCATCATACCACCCTGGCCGCCCTTACCAGATGATTGACTCATCATGATATAGAAGAAGGCAAAGAGCAGGATGATTGGCACAATCAGGGAAAGGATGTTAATCCAGAAACCAGATGAAGGTGCTGCTTTGGTAACCATGTCCGTGTCAGTACTCTTGGCCAAAGAACTAATGTCCTTCAGGGAAGAATCGTTAGGCAAGACATTAGTCGTAAACTTAGTGGCCTTGGACTGGCTCTGCAATAAGGACTGCAGGTTAGAACTGCTACTTGAAGAACTAGAACTTGAACCAGACTGGCGGTAAGTTCCGGTAACCGTATAAACGTCGTTACCTGGCTGGACACTAAAGGACTTAACGTCCTTATCACTCAAGGCCTTGACGAACTCACTAGAGCTAATGGTCTTGGTCGTGCCGCGGTCCCCACCCAGCAAGGAATAAATTCCAACAATAATTGCTAGGAAGATAAGGACATAGAAAATGCTGCTTCGGAAAAAGCCGCCATTATTGTTTCTCATTAGTTATCCTCAATTCTTAACTGTTTAGTAAACATGTAAATGATAATCATTATTTAGCATAGACGCTAGGCTTTAAGACGCCTACGTAAGGCAGGTTACGATAGCTCTCAGCATAGTCGAGACCATAGCCAACTACGAACTCATTGCGGACATCAAAGCCCACGTAGTCGGCGGTTACATCAACCTTACGACCACCCTTTTTGTCGAGGAGGCAGGCCACTTGAATCGACCGCGCTCCCCGCTGTGCTAGCAAGTCCTTTAGGAACAAAAGAGACTGGCCGGTATCCACGATGTCCTCTAGGATAATCACGTCCCGGTCGGCCACTTCCCGGCGAATGTCAGTAACTAACTCAATCTCGTCAGAACTTTCCACGCCGCCGTGGTAACTAGAAATCTTAATGAATTCCAGGTCGGCGTACAAGTCAACCTGGCGTAAGACATCAGCAGTCCAGAGGTAAGCCCCCTTTAAAACTGATAAAAACAGGGGTCGTTGACCATCAAAATCCCGGGTTATCTGCTGGCCGATGCGGGCCGCCGCCTGACGGATTTGATCCTGATCAAACAATACTTCTTCAATGTCGTTATTCACCGATTGCTCCTTGGGTTACCATACTAGCCATTGCTGTTCTGGGTCGACTTGGTCGGCTAATTCACTACTAAAACGCCACTTGCCACTAGGCAAACCCAGGGCAATCAATTGGTCTTGGTCCTCTTGGGTCAAAACCCATACCTGGTTTCTAAGTTGAGCAGGTACCTTCTCGTTAATAAGTAAGCGTCTTAGCGACTGGTGCCCACCGGCAAAAGGCAGGTAGTCATCGGGTCGGCCGTAGCGCAATGTTAAAGATTTTTCGGGTGAGAGACCCTTAATTGCAATAGCTTTTTTGCCGGTCTGAGGCCGCTGGTCCGTCCAAATAATTGGGTGGCCCGCAAAAACTTCTTGCTCGTTCAATTTTAACATAACTGCCTGGCTATCTTGGCTTTTCTTTGTAAAGTTTTTACCACGATTTAGGGTGATTTTTTGATAGCTTTTAACCAACTGGTAACCCCGGCCCAAATCGTAGTAGCCATTGGGTCGCTCCGAGTTATCTAAGAAATTTAGCAGGGCTTTTAATTGGGTTTCTTTGAGCTGGTAAAAACCGGCCTGGTTAAGCCAGGCTTTTAAGGTGGCTGGCCGCCAAATCACTGGGATTTGGTCCCAGTGATTGGCTACCAAGGGTAGGTAAGGTTTGACCGCTGCGTCAATCACGGCCTGTTGGTCGGCAACCTGCCGGGCAAAGTCGTTGATATGGTCAACTGCCCCGGCGTTTAATTCTGCCAGGACTGGCAGAATGGACAGGCGCAGCCGGTTTCTAGCCGTATAATCGGGGTCCTGGTTGGTCACATCCTCCCGCCAACTCAGTTGGTGTTCTCGGGCAAAGGCCAAAATTTCAGCCCGCGAAAAATTCAGCAGCGGCCGGCGGATTAAGGGTCGGGGACGAATCATCCCCGCCAGCTGATCCAACTGCCCGCCGCGGATTAGGTTCAACAAGACCGTTTCAGCCTGGTCATCGGCCTGGTGGGCAACCAAAATCGCCCCGGCTCCTTGCGCTTGAGCCAAATCGGAAAAGAACTGGTAGCGAAAATCACGGGCCCGCCCTTCTAAGCCGGCCGCACCATCCTCTGTTTTAGGGTCATAGTCAATTTGCTGGAAGTTCACGCCTAGCTGCCGGGCTAAATCGGCCACAAAGGCGGCATCCTGGTCACTTTCCGGCCGAAAATGATAATTCACATGGGCCACGGTGACTTGGACGCCCGGTTGAGCCATGCAAAAGGCCGTCAAGAGCACCACCGAATCAACCCCGCCGGAGACACCGATAATCACCCGCTCAGGCCAGTTGTCTTGCTTAATTGTCCTTAAAATATCTGTCATCTAATTGGATAAAAAAGCACCCGAACCGGGTGCTTTTAATATTACGAAAATAATCACTTTAATTGCGGGTATTTTCAGGGAGATTGTAAATCAACTCCCCCTCCTTGGTGTAACCGTACTTTTCCCGCAAAATTTGTTGCAGGTAGGCCGGGTCCTTGGTCCGCTTCAAGTCGGCCTGTAGACCCGAACGGGTCTTTTGGGCCGTGGCCAACTTCTGCTGGGAAGCAGTCAGCGTCTTGCTGGCCGCATGCAAACGCACCTGAGCCATCAATAGCTGCACCAGGAATAGCAAAATCAGGGCAAAGCCGACAACTTTAATCCGCTTAACCCGCCGGGCATGGGCCTTTTGGTAGTGGCGCTGGGCCGCTGACCGCCGGTCCTCAGTCCGAGCAATTTGCTGGGCAATGTTGGCATTTAGCGGGGTAATATTCGGTTGTATGCTGTTGTAACTAGGCATAGCAACTCCTATCAATCTGTAACCATTCTGTCACATTCTTTAACCCCGTGCAATAAAGTTTATATTTTCTTATACAATTTAGTCATTTTCATGCCGAAAATCACGTTCATATTCCTCGGAAACGACCTCATACAGGTCATTAGCCTCATCCTTTTTCACGATTTCAGCTAACTTCAAGACCTTCACGGTCAGGGTCTTGTTCCCAAAATGAATGGTAATGGTGTCACCGGTGCCAACGTTGGCCGATGACTTGGCTACCTTGCCATTAATTTCGATGCGACCCTGGTCGGCGATTTCCTTGGCAATTGTCCGCCGCTTGACTAGGCGGGATAACTTCAAATACTTATCTAGGCGCATAGGGCCTCCTATTTTTCTTCTAATTGGGCAATAACGGCTAGAAGGAAGTTTCTGAGCAGGTTGAGCCAGATACTACTTTCCCCAACCTCGTCAACGGTTAATACCACTTGTAACTGGTCCCCATCAGCCTTAACAGAGGCCTTAAGCGGGATATCTTTGAGGGCTGCGAGGACCTTTTCACCCGGTACTGACTGGGTAAATTCGGGACTAAAGCTAATCGTCACCTGGTTCTTTTGGCGGCGAATCTGGCTAACCTGGGCCTGGTCGGCCAGGCTCTTAATCCGACCAACCAGGAGCAGGCGGGCAACCGCATCCGGCATTTCACCATAGCGGTCCAGCAAGTCTTCCTCTACCTGCTCGAAATCTTCATCGGTCTGCGCCGCCCGAATTTGGGCATAGAGATCAACCTTTTGACTGCTGTCAGCGACATAGTCATCTGGCAGATAAGC from Leuconostocaceae bacterium ESL0723 harbors:
- the ftsH gene encoding ATP-dependent zinc metalloprotease FtsH — protein: MRNNNGGFFRSSIFYVLIFLAIIVGIYSLLGGDRGTTKTISSSEFVKALSDKDVKSFSVQPGNDVYTVTGTYRQSGSSSSSSSSSSNLQSLLQSQSKATKFTTNVLPNDSSLKDISSLAKSTDTDMVTKAAPSSGFWINILSLIVPIILLFAFFYIMMSQSSGKGGQGGMMGAFGKSKAKPSDPKDNKVRFDNVAGADEEKEELVEVVEFLKSPKKFVNLGARIPKGVLLEGPPGTGKTLLAKAVAGEASVPFFSISGSDFVEMFVGVGASRVRDLFEQAKKTAPAIIFIDEIDAVGRRRGSGIGGGNDEREQTLNQILIEMDGFEGSEGVIILASTNRSDVLDPALLRSGRFDRKIMVGAPDVNGREAILKVHAKNKPLAPDVDLKAIAQQTPGYVGADLENLLNEAALLAARRNKKQVDAADLDEAEDRIFQGPAKTNRSMSDTERETTAYHEAGHALVGLVRSDASVVRKVTIVPRGRIGGYALMTPKTDRYNVRYSEAKEQLAGLMGGRAAEMAIFHEASSGAANDFQQATGLARQMVTAYGMSPKLGMVQLEGNASVGYSEQAGDRAYSDETAHLIDEEVRRFTKEAFEDATAIIEEHRDKLEAIAKALLKVETLDEKQIKDIYETGTFTPKETNNNDEGAKSFEETKADLDAKESEFDKRYDHHDPKADQSLEDPDQPEKPDDAPDDEENDDEDK
- a CDS encoding MFS transporter; this translates as MADLSLAQDKSVQGRKPVTRNQKLTLWSTTAGFGLENMDVMFISFALSSIIASLHISNFAGGLIATVFSMGTLVGGLSFGMLADRLGRARVFTATLVIVALATAGMYFAHDIGTIYVLRFIVGMGTGAEYGAGVTMVAEAFAGHKIGRLMSLVQIGGQGGSILAALAAALIIPRFGWNALFLVGLVPVVFAFLVRIHLKDSEEFETAKRQRQQAPKTVTKKVPILAVFKMPALALQTLGLILMMMVQTGGYYGLMNWLPKIIQKQLGLSISSSSLWMIATIVGMSLGMYAFGAILDHFGPRWAFGIFLLVAAASVYLLLLAHNAWSLLLIMMMVGFFSNGMYGGYGVVVSRLYGVDIRVTANAVVSCFGKLLGGFLPAVIGLMMDKTSLAVVMMFFSSIYLFSLVVMLLIPALRRIKL
- the hpt gene encoding hypoxanthine phosphoribosyltransferase, whose product is MNNDIEEVLFDQDQIRQAAARIGQQITRDFDGQRPLFLSVLKGAYLWTADVLRQVDLYADLEFIKISSYHGGVESSDEIELVTDIRREVADRDVIILEDIVDTGQSLLFLKDLLAQRGARSIQVACLLDKKGGRKVDVTADYVGFDVRNEFVVGYGLDYAESYRNLPYVGVLKPSVYAK
- the hslO gene encoding Hsp33 family molecular chaperone HslO, with product MSNQLIKTVTKDRAFRAFALDGTDLVRDAAAAHHTSRIASVILGRALLATTLTAQATIKGDERMAAKIAGRGPAGNVVTEADAKGSVRGYVTNPQLENVFDDKGQLDVGQAVGNNGALQITKLAPYSEPYLGQSQLVSGEIGDDFTYYLAQSEQIPSVIGVTVRMDDDDQVQGAVGFLIQALPGVTDAQLTKLEDDLKQMKPLSEMVKDGATPLEILENIFGAGQVETLEVMPVGLAAEPSKEAYAEMLATLPAKEIQTMIDEDQGAEIVGKFSGKRYYFDEAELNDIIKQIEAKEAKQAKDQDQKDGPDQDQPKQD
- a CDS encoding alpha/beta hydrolase; amino-acid sequence: MKKVTLSYGSQRDQFGELSLPDQGNNEKVPVVVSIHGGFWKDKFNLSDFYPLDEQLVEAGFATWNIEYRRVGQSGGGYPQTFQDVSLAINYLATIAEQYPIDLNQVVVIGHSAGGHLALWSASRYHHEHDELGEPINIKFIGVVSMAGVTDLQEMWLDQQNTDMADTVSNFMGGTPEQLPNRYLLASPIDLLPLGVKTYLVHGDNDDRVPVELSKSYYEKALQSGEDVQLIEIPGAGHFDLTNKDAKAWDATKQAIFQIVSD
- a CDS encoding DUF6198 family protein, encoding MNKKSIALFILFVVGLNVLSLGTVVFTTAKLGVSSLVSLPLVLSHILPLTLGQATSLIFVIFVSLEIILQKSFRLKTLLQLILAFAFGWLVDFYGLTVGLERLHVSQLGPQIMLTLLAILLTALGIFMMVQADFVLIPPDGLVNVLSQKTGHSFGQTKFLFDATMIVLSLALGLTFLHRPEGIGIGTLLAVLMVGQLIRLFDFILFKFFLKEEHSAA
- a CDS encoding DUF5067 domain-containing protein — encoded protein: MENGERKVLGILAIVFGGVGLLFSWVPIINNLSFILGLVGLVLGIIALFINKRNRKVLAIIGTVLSALTMVIVLAVQSSYSKTIENSIGTNSTKSSGNQKATSILNKDIDVDNGNATIKVTEYKIIQPGQPGNQYGKKPVIAFWYTTTNHTDKDLTPMNAWIVSASPKVIQDNDKNKENTLKMGSLPDDKFLESQSQNIKKDGTVEDAMAYELTDDHTPVKMIFEKSVTDKTPIAEQTFDVK
- the lysS gene encoding lysine--tRNA ligase; translated protein: MAEEKALNDQMVARRQKLKALKDDLHLDPFGKRFERTAMAGDLHKEYDGVSNDDLQKDPKEVVIAGRMVAKRGAGKVIFADIRDVSGKIQIYARRDDLGDNYPIIKRADLGDFLGIKGVMMKTDAGELTILVTHLTHLTKALRPMPDKFHGISDVETRYRKRYLDLIANEDSFHKFQERSHIIAAIRQYMDAHHFLEVETPILQTQAGGAAARPFVTHHNALDIDMYMRIATELYLKRLVVGGMERVYEIGRIFRNEGMDPKHNPEFTSLESYAAYWDFTDVMDETEGIFRAAAKVVAPDLKITYQGTEIDLSKPFARAHMVDLIKDRTGVDFWPEMTVEEAQQLADEHQVPYEKYWKVGHIINAFYDKYVEDTLIQPTFVYGHPVEVSPLAKKNADDPRFTDRFELFIKGAEYANAFTELNDPIDQRARFEAQAAERDNGNDEAENIDEDFLEALEYGMPPTGGLGIGIDRLVMLLTDSDTIRDVVLFPTMRPE